Proteins from a genomic interval of Verrucomicrobiales bacterium:
- the mnmG gene encoding tRNA uridine-5-carboxymethylaminomethyl(34) synthesis enzyme MnmG, giving the protein MFVYPKKYDVIVIGAGHAGVEAALASARMGCTTLLLSINLDTIGQMSCNPAIGGLAKGHLTREIDALGGEMGKATDMTGIQFRMLNTKKGPSVWAPRAQCDKKAYQFRLKWICERQENLDCKQGQSAKLLFREQKAYGVETTLGVQYHGTCVIVTTGTFLRGLMHIGATQQSGGRAGEAAAMSLSDSLKELGLELGRLKTGTPPRLLKRSIDFSKTESQPGDEPVPYFSYWKEDLFHVEQSGISPSELGHSAGKYPPGSMLDRLNGQMDCYITYTTHRTAEIIRANLHLSPMYSGVIEGIGPRYCPSIEDKIVKFAEKERHQIFLEPEGTTTDEIYVNGFSTSLPFEVQIEMVRTVIGCENAEIMRPAYAVEYDFAFPTQLQPSLETKACANLFLAGQINGTSGYEEAGAQGLMAGINAARRVQQKAPVVLGRDQAYIGVLIDDLVTKGTTEPYRMFTSRAEYRLLLRQDNADARLCDVAWEIGLLPERNYRQFYHKRELIRLETERLESTREGHDTLAKLLRRPEMTYADLPQRRSDLPQEVVEQVQIALKYESYIDRQEAEVERFRTLEDKQIPECIDYDKVHSLRKEARQKLAKIRPQTIGQASRISGVSPADMSLLLVHLKKGVPRAQAEPATADVKTSSEVANAEERHCGAEEHGDEPSAHNSCCGDL; this is encoded by the coding sequence ATGTTCGTTTATCCTAAGAAATACGACGTTATCGTTATCGGTGCGGGACATGCTGGCGTTGAGGCGGCTTTGGCCTCGGCGCGCATGGGCTGCACCACCCTGCTCCTCTCCATTAACCTCGACACCATTGGCCAGATGTCTTGCAACCCCGCCATCGGGGGCCTCGCTAAGGGTCATCTCACGCGGGAGATCGACGCTTTAGGCGGAGAGATGGGCAAAGCGACCGACATGACCGGAATCCAGTTCCGGATGTTGAACACCAAAAAGGGCCCGTCGGTGTGGGCTCCGCGCGCTCAGTGCGATAAGAAAGCCTATCAGTTTCGACTTAAGTGGATTTGCGAACGCCAAGAGAATCTGGACTGCAAGCAAGGCCAGAGCGCCAAACTCCTTTTCCGGGAGCAGAAGGCCTACGGTGTCGAAACCACCCTAGGCGTCCAATACCACGGAACCTGTGTCATTGTTACCACCGGCACCTTCCTCCGTGGACTCATGCATATCGGCGCCACCCAGCAGTCAGGCGGCCGGGCAGGGGAAGCCGCCGCCATGAGTCTCAGCGACAGCCTGAAGGAGTTAGGCCTCGAACTTGGCCGCCTGAAAACCGGCACCCCACCGCGACTACTGAAGCGATCCATTGACTTCTCCAAAACCGAAAGCCAGCCCGGAGACGAACCAGTCCCTTACTTTAGCTACTGGAAAGAAGATTTGTTCCACGTGGAACAATCCGGGATATCGCCATCGGAGCTAGGGCATTCAGCGGGAAAGTACCCACCTGGCTCGATGCTGGATCGGCTGAACGGCCAGATGGACTGTTATATAACCTATACGACGCATCGGACGGCGGAGATCATCCGGGCGAATCTCCATCTCTCGCCGATGTATTCGGGGGTGATCGAGGGGATTGGGCCGCGGTATTGTCCATCGATTGAGGATAAGATTGTGAAGTTCGCGGAGAAGGAGCGTCACCAGATCTTTCTGGAGCCGGAGGGGACGACGACGGATGAGATCTATGTAAATGGGTTTTCGACGAGTCTTCCGTTCGAGGTGCAGATCGAAATGGTGCGCACGGTGATAGGGTGTGAGAACGCTGAGATTATGCGTCCGGCCTATGCCGTGGAGTATGACTTCGCATTCCCCACGCAGTTGCAGCCTTCCTTAGAGACGAAGGCATGCGCGAACCTATTCCTGGCCGGACAGATCAACGGGACGTCGGGTTATGAGGAAGCAGGGGCTCAGGGTTTAATGGCGGGCATCAACGCAGCCAGGAGAGTCCAGCAGAAGGCACCGGTGGTGTTAGGGAGGGATCAGGCCTACATCGGGGTGCTGATCGATGACTTAGTGACCAAAGGAACGACGGAGCCCTACCGGATGTTTACGAGTCGGGCCGAGTACCGGCTGCTGTTGCGACAGGACAACGCGGATGCTCGGCTCTGTGATGTGGCCTGGGAGATTGGGCTGCTTCCGGAACGAAACTACCGACAGTTTTACCACAAGCGCGAGTTGATCCGGTTGGAAACAGAAAGGTTGGAGTCGACAAGGGAAGGTCACGACACTTTGGCGAAGTTACTCCGGCGGCCAGAGATGACCTACGCTGACCTGCCGCAGCGGCGCAGTGATTTGCCTCAAGAGGTGGTGGAGCAAGTTCAAATCGCCCTGAAGTACGAGTCCTACATTGATCGCCAGGAGGCGGAAGTGGAGCGATTCCGAACGTTGGAGGATAAGCAGATTCCGGAGTGTATCGATTACGATAAGGTGCACAGCTTGCGCAAGGAGGCTCGGCAGAAGCTCGCCAAGATTCGTCCGCAAACCATCGGCCAGGCGAGTCGGATCAGCGGTGTAAGTCCGGCGGATATGAGTCTGTTGCTGGTGCATCTCAAGAAGGGGGTGCCGCGGGCACAGGCGGAGCCGGCAACGGCCGATGTGAAGACGTCATCCGAAGTTGCCAACGCAGAAGAACGCCACTGTGGGGCGGAGGAGCATGGCGATGAGCCGAGCGCCCACAATAGTTGCTGCGGGGACCTTTGA